The proteins below come from a single uncultured Carboxylicivirga sp. genomic window:
- a CDS encoding DUF2034 domain-containing protein, with protein MGRYTQLYLDKYYFSWKYDIPSFLSFFFKENMFYKEIQDSEGEDDDNVVFEEIGYKCSVKQSIEILDNYGYDFDKIVDVYGFFYSEFYQVVKERLIEVISSADRTMSEKELERKLQLHLDTFPKLSREEELRDFCKNLPSILDSTHGKIDSKHFIIDFEEIHMGVIGKELEYSPWTLIICELLDWEMLREFFEILSMFYFRLFLESMPKEAILRLDLNDIVDEEQEVKELHSELATRLVDKINLYNKFFNPLITKEDFLKEKYIKSRGLELFNACLVEKNSYTKVQMLETLTELIFTSNKSLKVSSSRVKTGDEEIDLVIVNNMTTAFWTAFGSMFFVECKNWNKKIGSKEMRDFETKLRNHNNVTHLGFFVSINGFTREAINHLKRIGRENYHIVLIGRPEIEEYLNGKMTLFEWLGKKVEKIY; from the coding sequence ATGGGGCGTTACACTCAACTATATCTAGACAAATACTATTTTTCTTGGAAATATGATATTCCTTCTTTTCTTTCATTTTTCTTCAAAGAGAATATGTTTTATAAAGAAATCCAAGACAGTGAAGGTGAAGATGACGACAACGTTGTTTTTGAGGAAATAGGATATAAATGCTCTGTAAAACAGTCAATAGAAATATTAGATAACTATGGTTATGATTTCGATAAAATTGTAGATGTATACGGTTTCTTTTATAGTGAATTTTATCAAGTTGTTAAAGAGCGGTTGATTGAAGTAATATCTTCTGCAGATAGAACAATGTCAGAAAAAGAGCTAGAGAGAAAACTGCAACTACATTTAGACACATTTCCAAAACTATCAAGAGAGGAAGAATTAAGAGATTTTTGCAAAAATCTACCAAGTATATTAGACTCTACTCACGGAAAAATTGACTCTAAGCATTTTATAATCGATTTTGAAGAGATACATATGGGGGTGATTGGGAAGGAATTAGAATATTCGCCATGGACTCTTATTATTTGTGAATTGCTAGATTGGGAGATGTTACGTGAGTTCTTTGAGATCCTATCAATGTTTTATTTTAGATTGTTTCTTGAATCTATGCCTAAAGAAGCCATTTTAAGATTAGACTTAAATGATATTGTTGATGAAGAACAAGAAGTAAAAGAGTTACATTCGGAATTAGCAACTAGGTTGGTTGATAAAATCAATTTGTATAATAAGTTCTTTAATCCGCTAATAACGAAAGAAGATTTCCTTAAGGAGAAGTATATTAAGTCTCGAGGATTAGAATTATTTAATGCATGCTTAGTAGAAAAGAATTCATACACAAAAGTGCAGATGCTTGAAACTCTTACAGAGTTAATATTTACTTCTAATAAGAGTCTTAAAGTTTCAAGTAGTAGAGTGAAAACAGGGGATGAAGAAATTGATTTAGTTATTGTAAATAATATGACAACTGCCTTTTGGACAGCATTTGGTTCTATGTTTTTCGTTGAATGTAAAAATTGGAATAAGAAAATTGGTTCGAAAGAAATGAGAGATTTTGAAACAAAACTAAGGAATCATAACAATGTTACTCACCTTGGTTTTTTTGTCTCAATTAATGGATTTACAAGAGAAGCAATAAATCATTTAAAGCGAATAGGTAGAGAGAATTATCACATTGTACTTATCGGAAGACCTGAAATTGAAGAATATTTGAATGGAAAGATGACTTTATTTGAATGGTTAGGTAAGAAAGTAGAAAAGATATATTAA
- a CDS encoding tyrosine-type recombinase/integrase, with the protein MALHFNCCPTQLEEDQVLDYLHFLQQQSRKPSSSYLKHTVYGLRLAYKVTGVPSKQVFLPKMKLPKKLPVVLSQTEVRRLIKAAPLLKHQLIIGLIYGCGLRRFELINLQIKDADLDRCMLYIREGKGRKDRYVPLGWLLVKGLKKYLAAEKPYRWLFNGRGPDGNLQQYSPTGVQWAIRQAAKKAGIQKQVTSHVLRHTYATHLLEMGLDIMTLKDLLGHVDIKTTLVYLHVAQLNKERAFSPLDWLYKKPRL; encoded by the coding sequence ATGGCTTTGCATTTCAACTGTTGTCCCACCCAACTGGAAGAAGACCAGGTTCTGGATTATCTTCATTTCCTACAACAACAGAGTCGAAAACCATCCTCCTCTTATTTGAAACATACCGTTTACGGTCTTCGTTTGGCGTACAAGGTAACCGGTGTTCCTTCTAAACAAGTCTTTTTACCAAAAATGAAGTTACCCAAAAAACTTCCGGTTGTATTAAGTCAAACAGAGGTGAGACGTTTGATCAAAGCCGCTCCATTACTAAAACATCAGTTGATTATCGGACTTATTTATGGCTGCGGACTGCGACGTTTCGAATTAATCAACCTACAGATAAAAGATGCCGATCTGGATCGTTGTATGCTCTACATTCGTGAAGGAAAAGGGCGCAAAGACCGTTATGTCCCCCTTGGATGGCTATTGGTTAAAGGACTGAAAAAATACCTTGCTGCAGAAAAACCCTATCGCTGGCTTTTCAACGGAAGAGGACCCGACGGAAACCTACAACAGTATTCACCCACCGGTGTACAATGGGCCATTCGTCAAGCAGCTAAAAAAGCCGGTATTCAAAAACAAGTTACCTCCCATGTTTTACGCCATACCTACGCCACTCATCTGCTGGAAATGGGGTTGGATATTATGACGCTGAAAGATCTGCTGGGGCATGTCGATATTAAAACAACCTTAGTTTACCTGCACGTGGCGCAACTGAATAAAGAACGAGCCTTTTCGCCTTTGGATTGGCTATATAAGAAACCTCGATTATGA
- a CDS encoding IS91 family transposase, producing MKPRYEVADVLQLQHDLIDSLCFNSWQARTLYALSVCRTAQLGGHIDRCDHPDCHALHLSYNSCRNRHCPKCQGHKREQWIRKREADLLNTTYFHLVFTLPDTLNQLALYQPALLYGQLFRVVWSVIQTFASDRKWMGAKTGMVAILHTWGQNLSLHPHLHCIVPGGGISNQQKWKSVQRTNKFLFPVKALSKVFRARMMKALRQKTKLNQQEAKLLMSQPWVVYCKQPFFGPSQVIEYLGRYTHKTAISNHRIKTIDENTITFSAKDYRKGGKQYPLTLTHAEFIRRFALHILPKAFVRIRHYGILASSIKQKVREAVEQQIGKALIPVRPPVKHRLCYTCGKGQLITILTFDARGPPPIEILQHLTQN from the coding sequence ATGAAGCCCCGGTATGAAGTGGCCGATGTGCTTCAGTTGCAACACGACCTCATTGACAGCCTGTGTTTCAACAGCTGGCAGGCACGTACTTTATATGCTTTGTCGGTTTGTCGAACCGCTCAATTAGGTGGTCATATCGATCGTTGTGACCATCCCGATTGTCATGCCCTTCATTTAAGTTACAATAGTTGTCGTAATCGTCATTGCCCCAAATGCCAGGGACACAAACGGGAACAATGGATTCGTAAGCGTGAAGCTGACCTGTTAAATACCACTTACTTTCATCTGGTGTTTACCTTGCCTGATACACTGAATCAATTGGCACTATACCAACCTGCTTTGCTCTACGGACAACTTTTTAGGGTGGTCTGGAGTGTGATTCAGACCTTTGCTTCCGATCGTAAATGGATGGGTGCCAAAACCGGTATGGTGGCCATCCTGCATACCTGGGGACAAAACCTGAGCCTGCATCCTCATCTGCATTGCATTGTGCCGGGTGGAGGAATCTCTAACCAACAAAAATGGAAATCGGTACAACGAACCAATAAGTTTCTGTTCCCGGTTAAAGCCTTAAGCAAAGTATTCAGAGCTCGTATGATGAAGGCCTTACGGCAAAAAACAAAGCTAAATCAACAAGAAGCTAAGCTGTTGATGAGTCAGCCTTGGGTGGTGTATTGCAAACAACCTTTCTTTGGTCCCTCACAGGTAATCGAATACCTTGGTCGTTACACCCATAAAACGGCTATCAGTAATCATCGAATCAAGACGATTGATGAAAATACCATCACTTTTTCTGCTAAAGATTATCGAAAAGGTGGTAAGCAATATCCGCTTACCCTTACTCATGCTGAATTTATCCGTCGTTTTGCCCTGCATATCCTACCCAAAGCTTTTGTGCGGATACGACATTATGGAATACTGGCTTCATCCATTAAGCAAAAAGTGCGCGAAGCTGTTGAACAGCAAATTGGAAAAGCTCTTATCCCTGTTCGTCCTCCTGTGAAACACCGACTTTGCTATACCTGTGGTAAGGGACAACTGATTACCATCTTAACCTTCGATGCTCGTGGGCCTCCACCTATCGAAATCCTTCAACACCTCACACAAAACTAA